The genomic stretch CGTAAAATGTGGCCTATGTTGACGTGGCCCTTAGCCCATCGTTCTGACATCCGTAATCTTGCCCGCAACCGCCGCCGCTACCGCGGTCAAGGGGCTGGCCAAAAACGTCCGCCCGCCCTTGCCCTGGCGACCCTCAAAATTGCGATTGCTGGTGCTCACCGCGTATTGCCCCGGCTCCAATTCGTCGCCGTTCATGGCAATGCACATCGAGCAGCCGGACTCGCGCCATTCCGCCCCCGCTTCTTTAAAAATCTTGTCCAGCCCTTCGGCCTCGGCCTGCTGTTTGACCTGCTGCGAGCCGGGCACCACCAACATTCTTACTTTCTCATCAACCTTGCGTCCCTTGATGAGCGACGCCGCCCGGCGCAGGTCGCTTAAACGGGAGTTGGTGCAACTGCCCAGGAAAACAACGTCAACCCTGTGGCCCAACAATGGTTGGCCGGGTCGCAAGTCCATGTAGGCTAATGCTTTTTCCAGGGTTTGCCGCTCGCTTACGTCTTTAAGGCTCTGCGGGTCGGGAATAACGCCGCTGACGGGTATGCTCATGCCGGGGTTGGTGCCGTAGGTGATCATCGGCTCCAGGGCATTGGCGTCAATAACAATTTCTTTGTCAAAGATCGCTCCTTCGTCGGTGGGCAGGGTGCGCCAGTGGGCTACCGCGGTTTCCCAGGCTTTGCCCTGAGGCGCATGCGGGCGCCCGGCCAGGTAGTCAAACGTGGCATCGTCCGGCGCCACCATGCCGGCCCTGGCGCCACCCTCAATGGACATATTGCAAACGGTCATCCGCTCTTCCATGGACAGGTTGCGAATGGCGCTGCCCATATATTCAAATACGTAGCCGGTGCCGCCGCCAATGCCAATGCGGGAGATGAGGTTGAGAATAATGTCTTTGGCCGAAACGCCCCGGCTTAAGGTTCCTTCGACTTTTACGGCGCAGGTTTTGGGTTTCACTTGCAGCAAACATTGAGTAGCCAGCACGTGCTCAATTTCGCTGGTGCCAATGCCAAAGGCCAGCGCGCCAAACGCGCCATGGGTGCTGGTGTGGCTGTCGCCGCAAACAATGATCATGCCCGGCTGGGTCAGGCCCAATTCCGGCCCAATCACGTGAACAATGCCCCGGGTGGGGCTGTGCATGCCATGCAGCGGGAGGCCAAATTCCGCGCAGTTTTTTTCAAGCTGGCCGATCTGGCGAATGACCATCTGGTCCGAGATGGGGACGTCTGGCGGAGTGGTCGGAATACCGTGATCCATGGTAGCCACGGTTTTATCGGGCCGGCGCACCGTGAGGCCCTTTTCCCGCAAGCCGGTGAAAGCCTGGGGTGAGGTAACCTCGTGAACAAGGTGCAGGTCAATATAAAGCACCACGGGGTTGCCCGGTTCGGCCGCCACAATATGATCATTCCAAATTTTTTCAAAGAGGGTCTGGGGGTGTCCCTTGGTTGGCATCTATCTTACTACCTTTATCTAGCGTTACTCAGGCCGGGTTGCATTTGCAGCGAACGACCAACGACCAATGACGAACGACCAACAGCCAATGACGAAAACCGGTCGTTCGTCGTTCGTCATTGGTCGGTCTTAAGTTAATCAGGTACAGCAAGGGCGAAGCTTATTAGCGGAATCAATCCGGCTTGCTTCGCCCTTGATTATCAGCGGTGATAATTAAATTTTCAGGGGTAAGTTTAGCACAGGGTGTGAAATTAGGCTAATGGGAGCCATGTTTATAGACCGGCATTACCGTTATGATCCCCCAGATCGGTCTGGATCCGTTAATTTGCCATTTCTGCTTCAAGAATGGCGGTTAATTCCGCCTCGGTCAGCAAAATGGGATTGCCTTTCATGCTGCTGGCTTTTTGGGCTTTGGCGACGGCGGCCGGGAAGTCGGCTCTGGTAAATCCATAATTGTCTAAAGGCGGCACTTGCAGGATTTGGCTCAATTTTTGCACCCAGGCCACCCCGTCGGCGGCTGTGGCCGTAGCCTGGCCGGTAAGCAATTGGGCAATTTCATTGTAACGGCTCAAGGCGGGCGAGCCTGGCTCGCGAGTTTGCAAGGCCCGGACATTAGCCTCCATTACGTAAGGCAGCAGCCGGGCGCAGATAACGCCGTGGGGGGCGGGAAACATCCCCCCCAGCGGGCCGGCAAAACCATGCACCGCGCCCAATTTGGCATTGGCCAGGGCAAAACCGCCAAACAGACTCGTGACACACATGTCTTCTCGCGCGGCCGCGTCGTGCCCAACCTCGTAGGCGCGTTGCAGGGAATGAGCGGCCCGCTGAATGCCGGCGCGGCATAGGGCATCGGTAATGGGGTTAGGGGTATTAC from Anaerolineae bacterium encodes the following:
- the leuC gene encoding 3-isopropylmalate dehydratase large subunit codes for the protein MPTKGHPQTLFEKIWNDHIVAAEPGNPVVLYIDLHLVHEVTSPQAFTGLREKGLTVRRPDKTVATMDHGIPTTPPDVPISDQMVIRQIGQLEKNCAEFGLPLHGMHSPTRGIVHVIGPELGLTQPGMIIVCGDSHTSTHGAFGALAFGIGTSEIEHVLATQCLLQVKPKTCAVKVEGTLSRGVSAKDIILNLISRIGIGGGTGYVFEYMGSAIRNLSMEERMTVCNMSIEGGARAGMVAPDDATFDYLAGRPHAPQGKAWETAVAHWRTLPTDEGAIFDKEIVIDANALEPMITYGTNPGMSIPVSGVIPDPQSLKDVSERQTLEKALAYMDLRPGQPLLGHRVDVVFLGSCTNSRLSDLRRAASLIKGRKVDEKVRMLVVPGSQQVKQQAEAEGLDKIFKEAGAEWRESGCSMCIAMNGDELEPGQYAVSTSNRNFEGRQGKGGRTFLASPLTAVAAAVAGKITDVRTMG